From Streptomyces sp. TLI_105, the proteins below share one genomic window:
- a CDS encoding TIGR03086 family metal-binding protein gives MNEIHTHLTACAAEARRVARGVRHDHLAAPSVCADWTVRELANHLVLYSAHGLEHRALRTQLPDETVQRDFAGEDGWAEAYAAQLDRALAAWEKPEAWEGDVDMAGSAMPATEIAAMLVEELALHGWDLARSTGQDFTLPEETGVYLLGVVERYADMYRQYEGFAAAVDVPDDAPAFDRALAASGRNPKG, from the coding sequence ATGAACGAGATCCACACCCACCTCACCGCCTGCGCCGCCGAGGCCCGCCGCGTCGCCCGCGGGGTCCGCCACGACCACCTCGCCGCCCCCTCGGTCTGCGCCGACTGGACGGTCCGCGAACTCGCCAACCACCTGGTCCTCTACTCCGCGCACGGCCTCGAACACCGCGCCCTGCGCACCCAGCTCCCAGACGAGACCGTCCAGCGGGACTTCGCCGGCGAGGACGGCTGGGCCGAGGCGTACGCGGCGCAGCTCGACCGGGCCCTGGCCGCCTGGGAGAAGCCGGAGGCCTGGGAAGGTGACGTCGACATGGCCGGCAGCGCCATGCCGGCCACCGAGATCGCCGCCATGCTCGTGGAGGAACTCGCCCTGCACGGCTGGGACCTGGCCCGCTCCACCGGGCAGGACTTCACCCTGCCCGAGGAGACGGGGGTCTACCTGCTCGGCGTGGTCGAGCGGTACGCGGATATGTACCGCCAGTACGAGGGATTCGCCGCGGCCGTCGACGTACCGGACGACGCCCCGGCGTTCGACCGCGCCCTCGCCGCCAGCGGACGGAACCCGAAGGGTTAG